The following are encoded in a window of Cycloclasticus pugetii PS-1 genomic DNA:
- the nth gene encoding endonuclease III: MNKAKRLEIFERLAQAIPEPETELNYSSPFELLIAVILSAQATDKGVNKATDKLFPVANTPEAIFALGEKGLKEYIKTIGLFNTKGSNVIKTCKMLMEQHNSQVPQTREELEALPGVGRKTANVVLNTAFGVPTIAVDTHIFRVSNRTKIATGKNVLEVEKKLEKNVPTAHKLDAHHLLILHGRYTCIARKPRCGSCVIEDLCEFKDKTIY; this comes from the coding sequence ATGAACAAAGCTAAACGCCTAGAAATATTCGAGCGACTCGCTCAAGCTATCCCTGAACCTGAAACCGAACTTAATTACAGCTCACCTTTTGAGCTTTTAATTGCAGTTATCCTTTCTGCTCAAGCTACCGACAAGGGAGTTAACAAGGCGACCGATAAATTATTCCCTGTTGCCAACACGCCTGAAGCTATTTTTGCACTCGGTGAAAAAGGACTCAAAGAATATATTAAAACTATCGGGCTTTTTAACACCAAAGGCAGCAACGTTATCAAAACCTGTAAAATGTTAATGGAACAACATAATAGCCAAGTCCCTCAAACTCGCGAGGAACTTGAAGCCTTACCGGGCGTTGGGCGAAAAACGGCAAACGTTGTTCTAAACACTGCCTTTGGTGTTCCGACTATCGCTGTTGATACGCATATCTTTAGGGTCAGTAATCGCACTAAAATTGCCACCGGTAAAAATGTCTTAGAGGTTGAAAAGAAACTTGAAAAAAACGTACCAACAGCACACAAGCTTGATGCCCATCATTTACTGATTCTTCATGGTCGATACACGTGTATTGCTCGAAAACCACGCTGCGGTTCATGCGTCATTGAAGATTTATGTGAATTTAAAGACAAAACCATCTATTAG
- a CDS encoding group II truncated hemoglobin encodes MIDTLKPGQTYKLTQYEKLGGETGIRQLVKYFYEAMDNTTDVKTIRDMHAADLTEAEDKLFLFLSGWLGGPSLYIEKYGHPRLRARHLPFSIGIKERDQWLHCMDKALHKMNIEKAMHDELMQAFFNTADFMRNQTE; translated from the coding sequence ATGATTGACACATTAAAACCTGGCCAAACCTATAAACTCACCCAATACGAAAAACTAGGTGGTGAAACAGGTATTCGTCAACTTGTTAAGTACTTTTACGAGGCCATGGACAACACCACTGACGTTAAAACAATTCGTGACATGCATGCGGCAGATTTAACGGAGGCTGAAGACAAATTATTTCTTTTTTTAAGCGGGTGGCTCGGCGGCCCTTCGTTGTATATTGAAAAATATGGTCACCCACGATTACGAGCGCGCCACTTACCTTTTTCCATTGGCATTAAAGAGCGTGATCAATGGTTACACTGCATGGATAAAGCTCTCCACAAAATGAATATCGAAAAAGCCATGCACGATGAATTGATGCAAGCATTCTTTAACACCGCAGATTTTATGCGCAACCAAACTGAGTAA
- a CDS encoding HvfC family RiPP maturation protein, giving the protein MQTQHAFTRYIRDPKNAPKPSDIEERRINIYRDLLFTNIASALSDGFPVVKTICSEQQWENICRDFYHRHPSQSPYFSDIPQEFIHYLEHERTSNSDAIDDTPFLLELAHYEWLEFIVSITDDEAYPPISDPFNQALTVAPTALVAAYTYPVHKISPDFLPAEPPDQPTYLAVYRNIEHTICFLEITPTTHALLIALADNTSQLTKDILSTLAKNLQHPDPSVVIQGGLSIINDFIHRGIVVSAPN; this is encoded by the coding sequence ATGCAAACTCAACATGCATTCACCCGCTATATTCGTGACCCAAAAAATGCGCCAAAACCGAGTGATATTGAAGAACGACGCATAAATATATACCGCGACCTTCTGTTCACCAATATTGCCAGCGCGCTTAGTGATGGATTCCCGGTTGTTAAGACTATTTGCTCTGAACAACAATGGGAAAATATCTGTAGAGATTTTTATCATCGTCACCCAAGTCAAAGCCCCTACTTTTCTGACATTCCCCAAGAGTTTATCCACTATTTAGAGCACGAACGCACAAGTAATTCAGACGCCATTGATGATACTCCATTCCTACTAGAGCTAGCTCATTATGAATGGCTTGAGTTTATCGTTTCCATTACTGACGATGAAGCCTACCCTCCCATTAGCGACCCTTTCAATCAAGCTTTAACCGTTGCGCCAACAGCCTTAGTTGCTGCCTATACCTACCCCGTACATAAAATTTCGCCTGACTTTTTACCCGCCGAACCACCCGATCAGCCAACATACCTAGCCGTTTACCGCAATATTGAGCACACAATATGCTTTTTAGAAATAACACCAACAACACATGCCTTGCTTATCGCATTAGCCGACAACACAAGCCAATTAACCAAAGACATTTTGTCAACATTAGCTAAAAACCTTCAACACCCAGACCCTAGCGTTGTTATACAAGGAGGGCTATCCATAATTAATGACTTTATTCATCGTGGTATCGTCGTTTCTGCCCCTAATTAA
- a CDS encoding DedA family protein, with product MFAELLDTFTQLINQHPTWAGLIVFLVAMVESLAIIGVVIPGVAIMFGVGTLISNGTLDMASTVMWAAAGASFGDGLSFALGKHYDKKIYTIAWFKNNPDVLKNGHEFFEKYGAISILIGRFIGPIRAIIPLIAGILDMPTKHYIPTNLIASALWAPAYLIPGFFFGKSTTLITTNLENGWPFILLFAVLIWAFYKILKQR from the coding sequence ATGTTTGCCGAACTGCTCGACACCTTCACTCAGCTAATTAACCAGCACCCAACCTGGGCAGGCCTTATTGTCTTTCTAGTTGCCATGGTTGAATCACTGGCTATTATTGGGGTGGTTATACCAGGTGTCGCTATTATGTTTGGAGTCGGCACACTTATTAGCAATGGCACATTAGATATGGCTAGCACTGTTATGTGGGCGGCAGCAGGCGCATCATTTGGCGACGGACTAAGCTTTGCATTAGGTAAGCACTACGATAAAAAAATTTACACCATCGCTTGGTTTAAAAACAATCCGGATGTATTAAAAAACGGACACGAATTTTTTGAAAAGTATGGCGCAATTAGTATTTTGATTGGGCGTTTTATTGGCCCTATTCGCGCGATTATTCCACTTATTGCTGGTATTTTAGACATGCCTACTAAGCATTATATTCCTACCAACCTTATTGCGTCGGCTTTATGGGCGCCTGCTTATCTCATACCCGGCTTTTTTTTTGGAAAATCGACGACCCTCATCACCACTAATCTTGAAAATGGATGGCCTTTCATCCTGCTCTTTGCTGTGCTTATCTGGGCTTTTTACAAAATACTCAAACAACGCTAA
- a CDS encoding bifunctional diguanylate cyclase/phosphodiesterase has translation MLNTVKLSYLPVRYQFILLMMVMASALIVFYSVFAYQHEKAEYAKESVSELKAITQVLENDYAALVLNGVPSLRAELLRKWQQFPVIEHADLAGASGQTILHYSKSAQAHQNIQLVEPDTIKAVDNLLLYKSIVMYGEEEVGAVTYAISTDSSEKLLIALKELIVISIPIAFVLAILLSIWLQSIFVKPLQDLMEDIKDITLEQAYAKTIFVNKADSSEYAEMAKHFNSLLQRMNATLNEVEQSKKVAQELAYYDELTGLANRRLLTEHMEYILDIAIREHRHGALLFIDLDNFKTLNDSRGHAAGDELLKKVADSLKHVFRGVDTIARLGGDEFVILSGQLEDSEEAVINQIHSLMLKLRHVLSEKFIIQGEIYHLTASIGITTFPNMATTPEGLMKQADTAMYRAKEGGRDGYRFYQLEMQTDADAKLQMETDLRHALSANEFKLYYQPQVDEFGRILGAEALLRWFKKDGEMVSPSEFIPIAEMTGLILPIGEWVIKEAFGQLKKWKQADIAPDFRLSINISPYQFDQDNFLETITSLLEEIGMSASYVTLEITEGITVKDIHLTIDKMHALTDLGFKISMDDFGTGYSSLMYLKKLPLSELKVDQSFVRDLHVDQSDAEIAATIIAMAKSLSLDVVAEGVEKESQLSFLTYHGCSVFQGYYFHKPMPAKEMDDLLFRNVVVL, from the coding sequence TTGTTAAATACAGTGAAGCTTTCTTATCTCCCTGTCAGGTATCAATTTATCTTGTTAATGATGGTGATGGCGTCAGCACTGATTGTTTTTTATTCTGTGTTTGCCTATCAACATGAAAAGGCTGAGTATGCTAAAGAATCAGTTAGCGAATTGAAAGCCATCACTCAGGTCTTAGAAAATGATTATGCTGCCTTGGTGTTGAATGGTGTGCCAAGCTTGCGTGCGGAATTATTGCGTAAATGGCAACAGTTTCCTGTTATTGAGCATGCCGATCTTGCGGGGGCTTCTGGGCAGACTATTTTGCATTATTCAAAATCTGCACAAGCACATCAAAATATTCAACTTGTTGAGCCGGATACAATAAAAGCAGTCGACAACCTACTGTTATACAAAAGTATTGTAATGTATGGCGAAGAGGAAGTGGGTGCTGTCACTTATGCCATTTCTACTGATAGTTCTGAAAAGCTTCTAATAGCGCTAAAGGAGTTGATTGTGATCTCAATTCCTATCGCGTTTGTTTTGGCTATTCTCTTGTCCATCTGGTTACAAAGTATTTTCGTCAAGCCGCTACAAGATTTAATGGAGGATATCAAAGACATTACACTTGAGCAGGCTTATGCAAAGACAATCTTTGTCAATAAGGCAGATAGCAGTGAGTATGCTGAAATGGCCAAGCATTTTAATAGTTTATTGCAACGGATGAATGCAACGTTGAATGAGGTTGAGCAATCAAAAAAAGTGGCTCAGGAGCTGGCTTATTATGATGAATTAACAGGCCTTGCGAATAGGCGGCTGTTAACAGAACACATGGAGTACATTCTCGATATTGCTATCAGAGAACACCGGCACGGTGCATTACTGTTTATTGACTTAGATAACTTTAAAACACTGAATGATTCACGTGGTCATGCAGCTGGGGATGAACTATTAAAAAAAGTAGCCGATAGTTTGAAGCATGTTTTTCGTGGGGTGGATACGATTGCTAGATTGGGTGGAGACGAGTTTGTTATTTTATCAGGCCAACTGGAAGATTCTGAAGAGGCGGTTATTAACCAAATTCATTCGTTAATGTTGAAGTTACGACATGTTTTAAGTGAAAAATTCATTATCCAAGGTGAAATTTATCACTTAACAGCGAGTATTGGCATTACCACATTCCCAAATATGGCCACGACCCCGGAAGGTTTAATGAAACAGGCTGATACCGCAATGTATCGTGCTAAAGAAGGTGGACGTGATGGTTATCGTTTTTACCAGCTTGAAATGCAAACAGATGCAGATGCTAAGCTGCAAATGGAGACGGACTTAAGACATGCTCTTAGTGCTAATGAGTTTAAATTATATTATCAACCGCAGGTAGATGAGTTTGGTCGAATTTTAGGGGCTGAGGCCTTGTTACGTTGGTTTAAAAAAGATGGAGAAATGGTGTCCCCGTCGGAGTTTATACCAATAGCTGAAATGACAGGTCTTATTTTACCGATTGGTGAGTGGGTTATAAAAGAAGCCTTCGGGCAATTGAAAAAATGGAAGCAGGCAGACATCGCTCCAGATTTTAGATTATCGATAAATATCAGCCCGTATCAATTTGATCAGGATAATTTTCTCGAGACAATAACAAGTCTGCTTGAGGAAATAGGTATGTCTGCAAGTTATGTGACGTTAGAGATAACAGAGGGGATTACTGTTAAAGATATACACCTGACTATTGATAAAATGCATGCGTTGACAGATCTCGGCTTTAAAATCTCGATGGATGATTTTGGCACGGGGTATTCGTCGTTAATGTATTTGAAGAAGCTGCCGCTGAGTGAATTAAAAGTCGACCAGTCATTCGTTCGAGATTTGCACGTCGATCAATCGGATGCGGAAATTGCCGCTACGATTATTGCGATGGCTAAAAGTTTGAGCTTGGATGTGGTCGCCGAGGGTGTTGAAAAGGAAAGCCAATTGAGCTTTTTAACCTATCATGGGTGTTCTGTCTTTCAAGGGTATTATTTTCACAAACCAATGCCAGCAAAAGAGATGGATGATTTATTATTTAGAAATGTGGTTGTTTTATAA
- the hemL gene encoding glutamate-1-semialdehyde 2,1-aminomutase yields MSNSSLFDQAQQSIPGGVNSPVRAFKGVGGDPVFIDHAKGAYLVDTNNKQYIDYVGSWGPMILGHSHPDVVKAVQTAAEKGLSFGAPTIIETTMAEKVCQLVPSIEKVRMVSSGTEATMSAIRLARGYTGRDNIIKFEGCYHGHSDSLLVKAGSGALTFGVPSSPGVPASLADHTLTLPYNDAEAVSQLLKTNGNDIACIIVEPVAGNMNCIPPETGFLECLRTLCDQYGIVLIFDEVMSGFRVALGGAQQVYGVTPDLTTLGKVIGGGMPVGAFGGRAKIMAELAPDGPVYQAGTLSGNPLAMSAGLATLELISQPDFYHQLSLRTTQLLDGLNNIAKEANIPFSTNQVGGMFGLFFSEHKNIRRFSQVMACDQARFKQFFHLMLEQGIYLAPSAFEAGFVSAAHSEQDINDTLHAAKVAFEKLT; encoded by the coding sequence ATGAGCAACTCTTCTCTTTTTGATCAAGCACAACAATCTATTCCTGGCGGGGTTAACTCACCGGTTCGCGCCTTTAAAGGTGTCGGTGGAGACCCTGTTTTTATCGACCATGCAAAGGGCGCATACCTTGTTGATACTAACAATAAACAATATATCGACTATGTTGGTTCCTGGGGCCCTATGATCTTAGGCCATAGCCACCCCGATGTTGTTAAAGCCGTCCAAACAGCGGCCGAAAAAGGGCTTAGTTTTGGTGCACCCACCATTATTGAAACCACGATGGCAGAAAAAGTGTGCCAACTAGTACCATCCATTGAAAAAGTACGCATGGTCAGCTCCGGAACAGAAGCCACCATGAGTGCTATACGTTTAGCTCGTGGTTACACAGGCCGTGACAATATCATTAAATTTGAAGGCTGTTACCACGGTCACTCCGATTCATTATTGGTAAAAGCCGGTTCTGGCGCACTCACTTTTGGCGTTCCCAGCTCACCGGGTGTACCAGCCTCACTGGCCGACCACACCCTAACGCTTCCCTATAATGATGCTGAAGCGGTCTCGCAATTATTAAAAACCAACGGCAATGACATCGCCTGTATTATCGTCGAACCAGTCGCTGGCAATATGAACTGCATACCTCCAGAAACCGGCTTCCTTGAGTGCTTACGAACATTATGTGACCAATACGGCATTGTGCTGATTTTTGATGAAGTGATGAGTGGCTTTCGCGTCGCGCTTGGTGGCGCACAACAAGTGTATGGCGTAACGCCCGATTTAACCACACTAGGCAAAGTCATTGGGGGTGGTATGCCTGTCGGTGCTTTTGGCGGCCGCGCTAAAATCATGGCTGAACTTGCACCTGATGGCCCTGTCTACCAAGCTGGCACCCTATCAGGCAACCCCCTAGCTATGTCTGCTGGGCTCGCAACACTTGAGCTTATTAGCCAACCTGATTTTTACCACCAACTATCACTCCGTACCACGCAGTTATTGGATGGTCTAAACAACATTGCTAAAGAAGCCAACATCCCTTTTTCTACCAACCAAGTGGGCGGTATGTTTGGCCTATTTTTCTCTGAGCACAAAAATATTCGCCGCTTTAGCCAAGTCATGGCATGCGACCAGGCACGCTTCAAACAATTCTTTCACCTTATGTTAGAACAAGGGATCTACCTCGCCCCTTCTGCCTTTGAAGCTGGGTTTGTCTCTGCTGCGCATAGTGAACAAGATATTAACGACACACTTCATGCTGCCAAGGTCGCCTTTGAGAAATTAACATGA
- the yrfG gene encoding GMP/IMP nucleotidase: protein MINWSDIETVLLDMDGTLLDLRFDNHFWQRVVPDYFANKEGISFDEAIKQLEPLFKAQEGLLNWYCLDYWSEALGIDIVKLKVETQEHIKELPHTRDFLGAIKASGKRCVLVTNAHAESLNLKMQKTGLVEFFDAIVSAHDFGYPKEQQSFWHAFHQLEQFDKSKTVMVDDSLSVLKAADTFGIQYIVAITKPDSAEPPRIVHDYLAVESLGAIQPK from the coding sequence ATGATTAATTGGTCGGATATAGAAACTGTTTTATTGGATATGGATGGTACTTTGTTGGATCTACGGTTCGACAACCATTTTTGGCAACGTGTTGTGCCTGATTATTTTGCTAATAAGGAAGGTATTTCATTTGATGAAGCAATTAAACAGCTAGAGCCTCTTTTTAAAGCCCAAGAAGGCTTGTTAAATTGGTATTGCTTAGATTATTGGAGCGAGGCATTAGGTATTGATATTGTTAAGCTAAAAGTTGAAACACAGGAACATATTAAAGAATTGCCGCATACACGCGATTTTTTAGGAGCTATAAAAGCATCGGGTAAACGCTGTGTGTTGGTAACAAATGCACATGCAGAGAGTTTAAACCTAAAAATGCAAAAAACAGGTTTGGTAGAGTTTTTTGATGCGATTGTTTCTGCGCATGATTTTGGTTACCCCAAAGAGCAGCAAAGTTTTTGGCATGCTTTTCATCAGCTGGAGCAGTTTGATAAATCTAAAACCGTGATGGTGGATGATAGTTTAAGTGTGTTGAAGGCAGCCGATACATTTGGCATTCAATACATCGTCGCTATTACTAAACCCGATAGCGCTGAGCCACCGCGTATCGTACATGACTATTTAGCAGTCGAAAGTCTTGGCGCTATTCAGCCAAAATAA
- a CDS encoding HvfB family MNIO-type RiPP peptide maturase: MINTFPVHGVGLGLRRAFIGPLVEKPPSNIDFYEIAPENWIKIGGRYGKQLRALTEQFPFVAHGLSLSLGSPDPLDVKFIRDIRDFIKLHQIKVYTEHLSYCSDGGHLYDLMPIPFTQQAVEYVAERILHVQDILGQQIAIENASYYAAPGKEMEEIDFINAVIKKADCKLLVDINNIYVNSVNHKYSAEEFLKALPGDRISYAHIAGHYNEADDIIIDSHGANVIDPVWQLLDKAYDNFGLFPTLLERDFNIPPLPELLDEVHLIHQAQLNYSPQSGQKRVAK; the protein is encoded by the coding sequence ATGATTAATACCTTTCCCGTTCATGGAGTTGGGCTTGGATTAAGGCGGGCCTTTATAGGCCCGCTAGTTGAAAAGCCGCCTAGCAATATAGATTTTTATGAAATCGCTCCTGAAAACTGGATAAAAATCGGTGGTCGATATGGTAAGCAGTTACGCGCCTTAACCGAACAGTTTCCTTTTGTAGCACATGGTTTGTCACTCAGCCTAGGTAGCCCAGACCCACTAGACGTTAAGTTCATTCGCGACATTCGAGATTTTATTAAACTACATCAAATTAAGGTTTATACCGAACATCTCAGCTATTGTAGTGATGGCGGTCACCTATACGACCTGATGCCCATCCCGTTTACTCAGCAAGCAGTTGAATACGTAGCTGAGAGGATTCTCCACGTACAAGATATTCTTGGCCAACAAATTGCCATTGAAAATGCCTCTTACTATGCTGCCCCTGGTAAGGAAATGGAAGAAATTGATTTCATTAACGCAGTGATAAAAAAAGCCGATTGCAAGTTACTGGTCGATATTAACAATATATATGTCAACAGCGTAAACCATAAATACAGTGCGGAAGAATTTTTGAAAGCACTACCCGGTGACCGCATAAGCTATGCACATATTGCAGGACACTATAACGAAGCCGACGATATTATTATTGATTCTCACGGTGCTAATGTCATTGATCCTGTCTGGCAATTACTCGATAAAGCTTACGACAATTTTGGCCTATTTCCCACCCTATTGGAGCGTGACTTTAATATTCCACCACTACCTGAGTTACTCGACGAGGTTCACCTTATTCATCAAGCCCAATTAAATTATTCACCCCAATCAGGTCAAAAACGTGTCGCAAAATAA
- the trxA gene encoding thioredoxin TrxA — MSENVVHTTDDSFEQDVLASEQPVLVDFWAEWCGPCKMVAPILDEIADEYAGKLKVVKLDIDSNPAMPRRFGVRGIPTLMVYKAGEVEATKVGAVTKSQLSAFIDSNI, encoded by the coding sequence GTGAGTGAAAATGTAGTTCATACCACCGATGATAGTTTTGAACAGGACGTTTTGGCGTCTGAACAACCAGTATTAGTAGATTTTTGGGCTGAATGGTGTGGTCCTTGTAAAATGGTAGCACCGATCCTCGATGAAATTGCAGACGAATATGCCGGTAAGTTGAAAGTCGTTAAGTTGGATATAGATTCAAACCCAGCGATGCCAAGGCGTTTTGGTGTGCGAGGCATTCCAACCTTAATGGTTTATAAAGCTGGTGAAGTGGAAGCGACCAAAGTAGGAGCCGTGACTAAATCACAATTATCAGCATTTATTGACAGTAATATCTAA
- the rho gene encoding transcription termination factor Rho, translating into MNLTELKRKPATEILELAKELGVDNTGRSLKQTTVFQILKKIAKKGDDVYGDGVLEILSDGFGFLRSADGSFLAGPDDIYVSPSQIRRFGLRTGDTISGKIRPPKDSERYFALLKVDKLNYEKPEHAKNKIAFKDLTPIFPNERLTLEMGNGTTEDLTSRVIDLVSPIGKGQRGLIVSPPKAGKTMILQNLAHSIAANNPESHLMVLLIDERPEEVTEMSRTVKGEVISSTFDEPASRHVQVAEMVIEKAKRMVEHKRDVIILLDSITRLGRAYNTVAPSSGKILTGGVDANALERPKRFFGAARNIEEGGSLTIIATALVETGSRMDDVIYEEFKGTGNMELHLERKIAEKRIYPAINVNRSGTRREEYLVDADILQKTWILRKILNPMDEMGAIEFLLERFKKTKTNGEFFDSMKR; encoded by the coding sequence ATGAACCTAACTGAGCTGAAGCGTAAACCCGCAACTGAAATCCTTGAACTTGCGAAAGAACTTGGTGTTGATAACACTGGACGATCATTAAAACAAACCACTGTCTTTCAAATTCTTAAGAAAATAGCCAAAAAAGGCGATGATGTATATGGTGATGGGGTTCTTGAAATATTATCAGATGGTTTTGGGTTTTTAAGGTCGGCAGATGGTTCGTTTTTAGCGGGTCCAGATGATATTTATGTCTCGCCGAGTCAGATTCGTCGGTTTGGTTTAAGAACGGGGGATACCATTTCGGGAAAAATTCGCCCACCTAAAGATAGTGAGCGTTACTTTGCACTATTGAAGGTCGATAAGCTTAATTATGAAAAACCAGAACATGCAAAAAACAAAATAGCGTTTAAGGATTTAACGCCTATTTTCCCCAATGAACGTTTAACTTTAGAAATGGGGAATGGTACGACTGAAGATTTAACTTCCCGTGTTATTGACTTGGTATCACCCATTGGTAAGGGGCAACGTGGCTTAATTGTGTCACCGCCTAAAGCTGGTAAGACCATGATTCTGCAAAATTTAGCGCACTCTATTGCTGCAAATAATCCAGAAAGCCATTTAATGGTTCTATTGATCGATGAGCGGCCTGAAGAGGTGACAGAGATGTCACGTACCGTTAAAGGTGAAGTGATTTCCAGTACATTTGATGAGCCTGCTTCTCGCCATGTTCAGGTGGCCGAAATGGTTATTGAAAAAGCAAAAAGAATGGTGGAGCACAAAAGAGACGTTATTATTTTGTTAGACTCTATTACCCGTTTGGGTCGAGCCTACAATACTGTAGCGCCTTCATCAGGTAAAATTTTGACTGGTGGTGTGGATGCTAATGCACTTGAACGTCCTAAACGTTTTTTTGGTGCGGCACGTAATATTGAAGAAGGCGGTAGTTTGACAATTATTGCAACAGCTCTCGTTGAAACCGGTTCGCGTATGGACGATGTGATTTACGAGGAGTTTAAAGGCACGGGTAATATGGAGCTTCATCTTGAGCGTAAAATTGCTGAAAAACGTATTTACCCAGCGATTAACGTTAACCGTTCAGGCACACGTCGAGAAGAATATTTAGTGGACGCTGATATCCTTCAAAAAACTTGGATTCTCCGCAAAATTCTTAATCCAATGGATGAAATGGGTGCGATTGAGTTCTTGTTAGAACGCTTTAAGAAAACAAAAACAAATGGCGAGTTCTTTGATTCAATGAAGCGTTAG
- a CDS encoding HvfA family oxazolone/thioamide-modified RiPP metallophore has protein sequence MKNPTKKPIITALGAAFVTSMAFTPVVNADTNPFGATELKTGYMVLAEGKCGEGKCGEGKCGTEKAADKVKEAKCGEGKCGAEKAADKVKEAKCGEGKCGAEKAANKAKEGKCGSKK, from the coding sequence ATGAAAAACCCTACAAAAAAACCAATCATCACCGCGTTAGGGGCTGCCTTTGTCACCTCAATGGCATTTACTCCAGTCGTAAACGCAGACACAAACCCATTTGGCGCAACTGAATTAAAAACTGGCTACATGGTGCTTGCCGAAGGTAAATGCGGTGAAGGCAAATGCGGTGAAGGTAAATGTGGTACTGAAAAAGCTGCTGACAAAGTAAAAGAAGCAAAATGCGGTGAAGGTAAATGTGGCGCTGAAAAAGCTGCTGACAAAGTAAAAGAAGCAAAATGCGGTGAAGGTAAATGTGGCGCTGAAAAAGCTGCTAACAAAGCAAAAGAAGGTAAATGTGGCTCTAAGAAGTAA
- the rhlB gene encoding ATP-dependent RNA helicase RhlB has product MSDTHLTDTQFSSLGLTAPLIQGLDEANFIKCTPIQEQTLPISLLGNDVAGQAQTGTGKTIAFLLATYHTLLTKTPADNKKGVRALILAPTRELAIQIANDAKIIGKHTDIKVGLAYGGTDYDKQRKTIEDGVDILIGTPGRTIDFFKQKVFNLRNTEVLVLDEADRMFDLGFINDIRYLLRRLPKPENRLNLLFSATLSFKVTELAYEHMNNPVMVRVEPEQITAKQVVESVYYPADNEKIPLLLHLLTNEKPERGIIFINTKHTADRLHRYLKGNDFDNAVLSGDVPQKKRQTILTRFQDGKLPLLIATDVAARGLHIPAVSHVFNFDLPQDAEDYVHRIGRTARSGASGKAISFACETYAYSLPDIEAYISHKIPFENIDGASLPDVKPATKRTAKPSTHKRPANARTQQKSRSHKR; this is encoded by the coding sequence ATGTCCGACACCCATCTTACTGATACTCAATTTTCTTCACTTGGGCTCACTGCCCCTTTAATTCAAGGTTTAGACGAGGCTAATTTCATAAAGTGCACGCCTATTCAGGAACAAACCTTACCCATCAGTTTGCTCGGCAACGATGTCGCAGGACAGGCGCAAACAGGCACTGGAAAAACCATTGCTTTTTTACTCGCCACGTATCACACCCTACTAACAAAAACGCCTGCCGATAATAAAAAAGGTGTTAGGGCGCTTATTCTTGCTCCAACGCGTGAACTGGCGATACAAATTGCAAATGATGCAAAAATTATTGGTAAACACACTGACATTAAAGTCGGCCTTGCCTACGGTGGAACAGATTACGATAAACAACGTAAAACCATAGAGGATGGTGTAGATATTTTAATTGGCACCCCGGGACGAACCATCGATTTTTTCAAACAAAAAGTATTTAACCTTAGAAACACCGAGGTCCTAGTACTAGATGAAGCAGACAGAATGTTTGACCTTGGGTTTATAAATGATATTCGCTATTTATTACGACGATTACCTAAACCTGAAAACCGTTTAAACTTATTGTTCTCGGCAACACTTTCGTTCAAAGTTACCGAATTGGCTTACGAGCATATGAACAACCCTGTAATGGTTCGCGTTGAACCCGAACAAATAACTGCAAAACAAGTGGTTGAGTCTGTTTATTACCCTGCTGATAATGAAAAAATCCCCTTACTTCTTCATCTGCTGACAAATGAGAAACCCGAAAGAGGGATTATTTTCATTAATACCAAACACACTGCAGACCGTTTACATCGTTACCTAAAGGGCAACGACTTTGATAACGCCGTGCTTTCAGGCGATGTACCACAAAAAAAACGACAAACCATTTTAACTCGCTTTCAAGACGGCAAACTACCTTTATTAATTGCCACTGATGTGGCCGCTCGTGGATTACACATTCCTGCTGTTAGTCATGTATTTAATTTTGACCTACCTCAAGATGCCGAAGACTATGTTCACCGAATTGGTAGAACCGCCCGCTCAGGCGCCAGCGGTAAAGCCATTAGTTTTGCCTGTGAAACCTATGCTTACTCACTGCCTGACATTGAAGCCTATATATCACACAAAATTCCTTTCGAAAATATTGATGGCGCCTCCTTACCGGATGTTAAACCAGCTACTAAAAGAACCGCTAAACCATCTACTCACAAACGCCCAGCAAACGCTCGAACACAACAAAAATCACGCTCACATAAACGGTAA